In the genome of Kitasatospora cineracea, one region contains:
- a CDS encoding recombinase family protein has protein sequence MLRAVVGARVSVVKGAEKVSHLVQKETGQRYADRSGWEVVGYFQDLDVSAEVRPFDRPDLGPWLGEKASLWDAMIFSKVDRVFRSAKDCADVAHWAEANCKILVFSDDGIVLNFRDEGKDSMSAMMSKVFLMLASLFAEMELKRTRDRVLGAHRFLRKTVRWPGGYAPYGYEVVDHPDGGKTLSLEPHTAGVAREMAEWYIAGWSFREIAGELNRRNEPTNLVRHLRAQGKTETSKGKSVDGIEWATSVVADLLRTPSLRGYKLHRGKETRGADGLPIRIADPVFDRELWARLEPALAARSTKKTRTFSTSALLGVAFCDACNGPLYQKNAPKKSSGKVYSYYHCPSGSAKGRANCGTSQPSQQLEDLIEETFIAKVGDRHVPVRRYIPGEDHSEDLAVVKRAIKGLREEKDEGLIVGREDEDEWKERMRALLHRREELEALPQRPAQWILEDSDETYATAWQARDTAGRRQLLLDSGIRLVVKPGPALQARVEVPEDLAARLRDAVTRSGSIPYEDGGLPSSRAERVDTSG, from the coding sequence ATGCTCAGAGCCGTTGTCGGTGCACGCGTCAGCGTGGTCAAAGGGGCCGAGAAGGTCTCGCACCTGGTGCAGAAGGAAACCGGCCAACGCTACGCCGATCGGTCGGGTTGGGAGGTCGTCGGCTACTTCCAGGACCTGGACGTGTCGGCCGAGGTCCGCCCGTTCGACCGGCCCGACCTCGGCCCGTGGCTGGGGGAGAAGGCAAGCCTGTGGGACGCGATGATCTTCTCGAAGGTGGACCGCGTCTTCCGGTCGGCGAAGGACTGCGCGGACGTGGCGCACTGGGCTGAGGCCAACTGCAAGATCCTCGTCTTCTCGGACGACGGCATCGTCCTGAACTTCCGGGACGAGGGCAAGGACTCGATGTCGGCGATGATGAGCAAGGTCTTTCTGATGCTCGCCTCGCTCTTCGCGGAGATGGAGCTCAAGCGGACGAGGGACCGAGTTCTCGGTGCCCACCGATTCTTGCGGAAGACGGTGCGCTGGCCGGGCGGATACGCGCCCTACGGCTATGAGGTGGTGGATCACCCGGACGGCGGAAAGACCCTCAGCCTGGAGCCGCACACGGCCGGGGTGGCGCGCGAGATGGCCGAGTGGTACATCGCCGGCTGGTCGTTCCGTGAGATCGCCGGGGAGCTGAACCGCCGCAACGAGCCGACGAATCTGGTGCGCCATTTGAGGGCTCAGGGGAAGACCGAGACCTCGAAGGGGAAGAGCGTCGACGGGATCGAGTGGGCCACCAGCGTCGTCGCCGACCTGCTCAGGACCCCGTCGCTGCGCGGGTACAAACTCCACCGTGGCAAGGAGACCCGCGGTGCGGACGGGCTGCCGATCAGGATCGCCGACCCGGTCTTCGACCGAGAGCTGTGGGCCAGGCTGGAGCCGGCGCTCGCGGCCAGATCCACGAAGAAGACCCGGACGTTTTCCACGTCAGCATTGCTTGGTGTCGCGTTCTGCGACGCGTGCAACGGGCCGCTCTATCAGAAGAACGCCCCGAAGAAGTCGAGTGGAAAGGTCTACAGCTACTACCACTGCCCGAGTGGGAGCGCGAAGGGGAGGGCGAACTGCGGAACGTCCCAGCCCTCCCAGCAGCTGGAGGATCTGATTGAGGAGACCTTCATCGCGAAGGTCGGCGACAGGCACGTTCCAGTGCGCCGGTACATCCCGGGGGAGGACCACTCGGAGGATCTGGCTGTGGTCAAGCGGGCGATCAAGGGCCTTCGCGAGGAGAAGGACGAAGGCCTGATTGTCGGTCGCGAGGACGAGGACGAGTGGAAGGAACGCATGCGGGCGCTGCTCCACCGGCGAGAGGAGCTCGAAGCCCTGCCGCAGCGGCCGGCACAGTGGATTCTGGAGGACTCCGACGAAACGTACGCGACGGCTTGGCAGGCCCGGGACACCGCAGGGCGTCGGCAGCTTCTCCTGGACAGTGGGATCAGACTGGTGGTCAAGCCCGGACCTGCCCTCCAAGCCCGGGTCGAGGTTCCGGAGGATCTGGCAGCACGCCTCAGGGATGCGGTCACTCGGAGTGGATCGATTCCGTATGAGGACGGCGGACTGCCTTCCTCCCGAGCGGAGAGGGTCGACACGTCCGGCTGA
- a CDS encoding amidohydrolase family protein → MRAGYVAIEEAVAIPGLAERRPPFPVPAGLDPAFVADVVRRLPDVTGLRLPDMDANGIAVQVLSLTVPGIEADPDPARAVANAGYANDSLAAIVTAHPDRFAAFAALPLQDPAAAVAELRRAVRELGFKGALVNDHVQGRYLDDPAFDAVWAALAELDVPLYLHPGMPPADSWHVLSGHPEMDGALWSWQATTGGHAMRIVLSGVFDRHPEARMILGHAGEFLPFQLSRFDSRYATLNPPTPLLRSPSQYFGSNVLATTSGVLSPAAVEALVHVLGPGAVLFAVDYPYEKTAAAVAALERTGLPGEVKHRIGSTNARNLLRL, encoded by the coding sequence GTGAGGGCGGGCTACGTCGCGATCGAGGAGGCCGTCGCGATCCCCGGCCTCGCCGAGCGCCGCCCCCCGTTCCCGGTGCCGGCCGGCCTGGACCCCGCCTTCGTCGCCGACGTGGTCCGGCGGCTGCCCGACGTCACCGGGCTGCGGCTGCCGGACATGGACGCCAACGGCATCGCCGTGCAGGTGCTCTCGCTGACCGTCCCCGGCATCGAGGCCGACCCGGACCCGGCCCGCGCGGTGGCGAACGCCGGTTACGCCAACGACTCGCTGGCCGCGATCGTCACCGCGCACCCCGACCGGTTCGCCGCCTTCGCCGCGCTGCCGCTCCAGGACCCGGCCGCCGCCGTCGCCGAACTCCGGCGCGCGGTGCGGGAACTGGGCTTCAAGGGCGCCCTGGTCAACGACCACGTCCAGGGCAGGTACCTCGACGACCCCGCCTTCGACGCGGTCTGGGCCGCGCTGGCCGAACTCGACGTGCCGCTCTACCTGCACCCGGGCATGCCGCCCGCGGACTCCTGGCACGTGCTGTCCGGCCACCCGGAGATGGACGGCGCGCTGTGGAGCTGGCAGGCCACCACGGGCGGGCACGCCATGCGGATCGTCCTCTCCGGCGTCTTCGACCGCCACCCGGAGGCCCGGATGATCCTCGGCCACGCGGGGGAGTTCCTGCCCTTCCAGCTCTCCCGGTTCGACTCGCGGTACGCCACGCTCAACCCCCCGACCCCGCTGCTGCGCAGTCCCTCGCAGTACTTCGGCAGCAACGTCCTGGCCACCACCAGCGGGGTGCTGTCCCCGGCGGCGGTCGAGGCGCTGGTGCACGTGCTCGGCCCCGGGGCGGTGCTCTTCGCCGTGGACTACCCCTACGAGAAGACCGCCGCCGCGGTCGCCGCCCTGGAGCGGACCGGCCTCCCGGGGGAGGTCAAGCACCGCATCGGCTCGACGAACGCCCGCAACCTGCTGCGCCTCTGA
- a CDS encoding NAD(P)-dependent oxidoreductase, producing the protein MRIAVLGATGRVGRLVVEQALDRGHEVVALVRSPQRYAPPARGGVEVRQADVTRPQEFPELADVDVLVSALGIGKGDGPGTLLAGARLVAGLPVRTLWLGALGSGASTGAGGGIYHGVMKLFVGRELAEKGAADTIVLAGGATVFHAPDLWVGEVSAARRNVPLAQYPKPLLPPHASRATVAALMLDEAEAPTTGAAILVPTAGAA; encoded by the coding sequence ATGCGCATCGCAGTCCTCGGCGCGACCGGGCGGGTCGGCCGCCTGGTCGTGGAACAGGCGCTCGACCGGGGCCACGAGGTGGTCGCCCTGGTCCGCAGCCCGCAGCGGTACGCCCCGCCCGCACGGGGCGGGGTCGAGGTCCGGCAGGCGGACGTGACCAGGCCGCAGGAGTTCCCGGAGCTGGCCGACGTGGACGTCCTCGTCTCCGCGCTCGGCATCGGCAAGGGCGACGGCCCGGGCACCCTGCTGGCCGGCGCCCGGCTGGTGGCGGGGCTGCCGGTCCGCACCCTCTGGCTCGGAGCGCTCGGCTCGGGAGCCTCGACCGGCGCCGGCGGCGGGATCTACCACGGCGTGATGAAGCTGTTCGTCGGCAGGGAACTGGCGGAGAAGGGCGCGGCCGACACGATCGTGCTGGCCGGGGGCGCCACCGTCTTCCACGCGCCCGACCTGTGGGTCGGCGAGGTCAGCGCGGCCCGGCGCAACGTCCCGCTGGCGCAGTACCCCAAGCCGCTGCTGCCGCCGCACGCCTCCCGCGCCACCGTCGCGGCGCTGATGCTGGACGAGGCCGAGGCGCCGACGACCGGCGCCGCGATCCTCGTCCCGACGGCGGGTGCGGCGTGA
- a CDS encoding TetR/AcrR family transcriptional regulator, with the protein MGGEEAPRRRRNPRGQGQVLRAELIEAAAHLLATLDQPETLTLRQVAREVGVAPASIYSHFPDLGSLVRHVLRLRYAELARLMDEAAAPAADPIDDLVGRCAAYVRWGVEHPGEYRTLFGGRMPADLALLQDHGAGEALLGSVIASLAAVRERGGERPAPARQWQDGLLLWTGLHGLVVLYNDHGELPWPPLDALVADLLGLHAGRPAEEFATRLAAG; encoded by the coding sequence ATGGGCGGTGAGGAGGCGCCGCGCCGCCGGCGCAACCCCCGCGGGCAGGGACAGGTGCTCAGGGCCGAGCTGATCGAGGCCGCGGCCCACCTGCTGGCCACCCTCGACCAGCCCGAGACGCTGACCCTGCGGCAGGTCGCCCGCGAGGTCGGGGTCGCGCCCGCCAGCATCTACAGCCACTTCCCCGACCTCGGATCACTGGTCCGGCACGTGCTGCGCCTGCGCTACGCGGAGCTGGCCCGCCTGATGGACGAGGCCGCGGCCCCGGCCGCCGACCCCATCGACGACCTGGTCGGCCGCTGCGCCGCCTACGTGCGCTGGGGCGTCGAGCACCCCGGCGAGTACCGCACGCTCTTCGGCGGCCGGATGCCCGCCGACCTCGCGCTGCTCCAGGACCACGGCGCCGGCGAGGCACTCCTGGGCTCCGTGATCGCCTCGCTCGCGGCCGTCCGGGAGCGCGGCGGCGAGCGGCCCGCCCCCGCCCGGCAGTGGCAGGACGGACTGCTGCTCTGGACCGGGCTGCACGGCCTGGTCGTGCTCTACAACGACCACGGCGAACTGCCCTGGCCGCCGCTGGACGCACTGGTCGCCGACCTGCTCGGCCTGCACGCCGGACGGCCCGCGGAGGAGTTCGCGACGCGCCTCGCGGCGGGCTGA
- a CDS encoding alpha/beta hydrolase family protein: protein MNTTSNRRRRIGAVAVLALAASVAATGTGLAFTTPPSTAHATATTAAATAVAAPAPSFRGTLPAPTGPYAAGEDVIHLTDASRPDPWVPSSGPRQLTVTMLYPAVPGTGAPAPYTTLGEAAGVLQRHQALASAGVTPQNLAGITTHAFDGARPQSGKHPLVVLSPAYEDPRWTLTALATDLASHGYVVALVGHTYEDSGETLADGRTSSCVICDSPAGLDFDAVAAGRALDVSFVIDRLTHGNTAWPLAHLVDKHEIGMAGHSLGGAAAAATMIADPRVRAGVNMDGSFHPDPAPGQLDRPFLMLGTTAATDWEHTWAALGGYKRWLTVVGANHFSFSDLDLLLQEAGFPAPPLSPERGIAITREYVTAFFDRTLKGIDSPLLDGPSPDNPEVLFRD, encoded by the coding sequence GTGAACACCACCTCGAACCGCAGGCGCCGGATCGGCGCCGTCGCCGTCCTGGCTCTCGCCGCCTCGGTGGCCGCGACCGGCACCGGACTCGCCTTCACGACCCCGCCGTCCACCGCGCACGCGACCGCCACCACGGCCGCCGCCACGGCCGTCGCCGCGCCCGCACCGTCCTTCCGGGGCACGCTCCCCGCGCCGACCGGCCCCTACGCCGCCGGCGAGGACGTCATCCACCTCACCGACGCGAGCCGTCCCGACCCGTGGGTGCCGTCGTCCGGCCCCCGCCAACTCACCGTCACGATGCTCTACCCGGCCGTCCCCGGGACCGGGGCCCCGGCCCCTTACACGACCCTCGGCGAGGCGGCCGGCGTCCTCCAGCGCCATCAGGCGCTGGCGAGCGCCGGCGTCACCCCGCAGAACCTCGCCGGCATCACCACGCACGCCTTCGACGGCGCGCGGCCGCAGAGCGGCAAGCATCCGCTGGTGGTCCTCTCACCCGCGTACGAGGACCCGCGCTGGACGCTCACCGCGCTCGCCACCGACCTGGCCAGTCACGGCTACGTCGTCGCGCTCGTCGGCCACACCTACGAGGACAGCGGCGAGACGCTGGCGGACGGCCGGACGTCGTCGTGCGTGATCTGCGACAGCCCGGCGGGGCTCGACTTCGACGCCGTCGCCGCCGGCCGCGCGCTGGACGTGTCCTTCGTGATCGACCGGCTCACGCACGGCAACACCGCCTGGCCCCTGGCCCACCTCGTCGACAAGCACGAGATCGGCATGGCCGGGCACTCCCTCGGCGGAGCGGCGGCCGCCGCCACGATGATCGCCGACCCGCGGGTGCGGGCCGGGGTGAACATGGACGGCTCCTTCCACCCGGATCCGGCGCCCGGCCAACTCGACCGGCCGTTCCTCATGCTGGGCACGACCGCCGCCACCGACTGGGAGCACACCTGGGCCGCCCTCGGCGGCTACAAGAGGTGGCTGACGGTCGTCGGCGCCAACCACTTCAGCTTCAGCGACCTGGACCTGCTGCTCCAGGAGGCCGGGTTCCCGGCACCGCCCCTCTCCCCGGAACGCGGGATCGCGATCACCCGCGAGTACGTGACCGCGTTCTTCGACCGGACGCTGAAGGGGATCGACAGCCCGCTGCTGGACGGCCCCTCGCCGGACAACCCGGAGGTGCTCTTCCGGGACTAG
- a CDS encoding helix-turn-helix transcriptional regulator: protein MLQYADDVRTTTTTRPIPVAVHALDPLSRAGVVSYLRQCPEVSLVDDGHQGGTGVALLVADTFDETALAGLSRLVKTERTRVVLVLDRIQEPELLNVVSLGVTTILWRREVTGERLRQAVLTAARGHGDLPPDLLGRLIGCMGRQRGDGPGPDGAPADHGMLPREVDVLRLVADGMDTGEIAVKLLYSERTIKNIIHTVTTRFHLRNRAHAVAYALREGYI, encoded by the coding sequence GTGCTGCAGTACGCCGACGACGTCCGTACCACGACAACGACCCGACCGATCCCGGTGGCCGTCCACGCCCTGGACCCGCTCTCCCGCGCCGGAGTGGTGAGCTACCTCCGGCAGTGCCCGGAGGTCTCGCTGGTGGACGACGGCCACCAGGGTGGCACCGGCGTGGCCCTGCTGGTCGCCGACACCTTCGACGAGACGGCCCTGGCCGGCCTGTCCCGACTGGTCAAGACCGAACGGACGCGGGTGGTGCTGGTCCTGGACCGGATCCAGGAGCCGGAACTGCTCAACGTCGTCTCGCTCGGCGTCACCACGATCCTGTGGCGCCGCGAAGTGACGGGGGAGCGCCTGCGCCAAGCCGTCCTCACCGCCGCCCGGGGCCACGGAGACCTCCCCCCCGACCTGCTCGGCCGGCTGATCGGCTGCATGGGCCGCCAGCGCGGCGACGGCCCCGGCCCGGACGGCGCCCCCGCCGACCACGGCATGCTGCCGCGCGAAGTCGACGTGCTGCGCCTGGTCGCCGACGGCATGGACACCGGGGAGATCGCCGTCAAACTCCTCTACTCGGAGCGGACGATCAAGAACATCATCCACACCGTCACCACCCGCTTCCACCTCCGCAACCGCGCCCACGCGGTCGCCTACGCCCTGCGCGAGGGCTACATCTAG